The region ACTGCACTTTATGTAGCAAAGGGAATACTTTTCTATCCAAAATAAGATTCAATTTACTTTGCAAAGGCACATCTTTAATAGTTCCGAATGATCGATATATTGTTCAATATTGAGAGCCCGGagaaacaaattgattttacataaacaaattctttGATTAAGGTAAAAAGAAATGCGAACAACAACGTATTTCGATTCAATCATTTGTCTAACGTAAAAACGAAGCTCAATATGTTTTCCCACTCACAATAAAATGCCGATATCTCACTTCGATGAAGCTACCGTCAATACTGTGATACTGGTCGCATAATTTTTGGATTAATAATAAACTTATCTTcagtttcataaaaaaaaaacattgcaatGTCCATAATCTTTATGACGAAATGCTCAAGTTTTTGATTAAAGTGTGGGTTTCGTATAATATAGTTCGGACCTTATTCGTCGTTGTAAAAGACGTCAGCAACTAGCGTCATTATCTAAATGCTTTAAGTAGACTTTCAacacacagagaaaaaattaGATGGTGCAGGTAGATATTAcctgtgaaaaattatttacactcTTTTGATGAGTCAAAACACTTGATGTGGAGGTAGATCCAGACATCTGGTTATCAACTTGTGTTgggaaaaatgtcaaaaaggTAAATTTCGCTGTTATATGAAGTTCTCAGTGAAAGAAGAATATTTACGTGTAACAGTTCTTTAAAaaataggttttttttgttaagttttcCATTTAGATCAGTCATCGTTCGTCGGACATGTAAAAAGCGAAGAGGgatggattcttttgaatttcgactgaccgaaattgACGTTTTTTTCGGTACTTTTCTGTAAATGCCTAGTTAGTGTTAGGCCCTGGTgtctaggccccaaaaccagtctgagatatttttgatcttccatacctggctggtggTAAGCGGCcaataatcgaaaaatgtaGTTTCGTAGTCCGAATTTCATTTGCGTAAGGTGGCGAGCACACGGGCGTacatgggttcgttggaaagctaagGTCGAGCACTACCGGGGCAAGtattaacttcaaaaaatttgttgataaacggccgaaaatatgatctccggaaaatttctcaaaatcaatggaacctcggtgaactttgacgaGGGCTGTGATCTccctaatgcaattatttgattaaattattatttattatgaatgtaGAGGACTTCAGCTTTACAGCCATGCCCATATtaagtagtttttttttgaagttccaacgaacccatacacgcccgtgttCTCGccggtgtcggggaatctcgcacacgcgatcatagtatgcgtccttttacgacatgtaacgaaaagtcatgactgtgcgagattcaccagttaaaggtgaatctcgcacaccatgaatttctgtggtgtgcgagattaccctaccccgtTCTCGCCACCTTACGAGAATTAAATCCGAACAACGAAACCCTATTTTTCGTCTTTTGTCCAGTTACCACCatccaggtatggaagatcaaattaaatttatgttgaGAAAATGGCCCAGACCCTTACATCAGatgaaatgcaaaaaaaatcttttgacgAGTTACAATCTTTACAAGGACGATAGCTGCTAACGGAAAGATGGGCATTAATCATCCTGAGAGTTGCAAAAAACcggtttttgtattttcaccAACTAAACATATTTTTCCGTCTGTATTACCGCACCGATGCCCACCACGAGAAACCCTGCTATGCAGTGCTACGGCACTGATCTTTACAGTATAAGAACAATATATCGAGACGATTTACGAGTTATGGCGCCTCACGAAATTCGGAATGTATTTCTATTAGAAAAACTTCTCTTACTTCTATTGATCTAACAAGTTTGAAGAGATTGATatctaacaaaatttaaaagatgcaaaatctactacttcatttttgaCATGCAATTTGGCTATATGAGAGTACATTAGCTGGAGTTTGTCATTTAATATTTtggttatcgataacagataaataGCTCAGGTGGAATTTCTTTCTCTTATTGATTCTATTTTCCTGCAATTTGTTCAGTCTAGTCATTTGAAAAAGACCTGGTGGGTAACATTGAGGTataattgtttaaaaatttcttagTGCTGCCAACCAGGCCCCGATTACCTTAGATCTGTAGGCAGACATCAAGAATTTCCTCACTTCACTTTATTTATATCAATGAGATGAGATCCTAAGGTATGGTGTGAAGAACAAAAACTAACACATTCAATCTTCAGCGCCACTTCGACTTTAAAAAGTGTCCCTAGAACTGGATGTAGTAATGAgctttaaaattttcactctAGTGTTGCTAAGCAAAAGACTTTTCCTCGACTTTTCTGGCAAATGATTTGAGAGAGctacgaaattttatttaacggTTATCGACTGTTTGAGTACTTAGAAAATATACTTGCTATTCTAACGATAATTAATACGATCTTAATGATTGATTCTTGATCAAATCTAGTCTTAATAAAAAGTTATGAGTAAGAATATTATTTAGGTTTCAGTATCGGGATTTTTCCTTGACTAAAGTCGATGTAAAAATCACTATATCTCTATATCTTCTCACTTTCACATTCACACCAGGCTCTATGAACAAATTAACTTAacaattgatctaaatgtaacaatctttttctaacaaatattaataaatcaaaccttttgattattttgcctggtaaaaaaatcaaatatcacTCTTACTGTCACTCATCAATCTATGTAACATTCAATCGATCAACGATACcacaaaattcaatgtttttttttgttaaactcaCATTAAAATGCCGATAACTTAGTTCGTTGAAGCTACCTTCAAGACTGGTCGCATAATTTCTTGATTAATTAATCTTCGAATTTCATTTAAGGAAAAAAATCGGTTTGCTGCATTGTCCATAATCTTCATGACGAAAtgattaattttgtgattactGTGTGGGTTGTACATACAATAGTTCGGACCTTATTCGTCGTTGTAAACATGTCCAACACGCGTCATTAGCTAAGTGTTTTGAGTACTCTCGAAGCACTGTGAAAAATTCCGAGAGGTAGAATTTACCTGATGAAAGTAATAGGCTACCTGCACGAgttgtcaaaattattttattcggaTTATTCAGGTCCTAAAACCGaagaatacaaattttgttcgcTCAATTACGTTAATTAGTATTTTAAATCAGcagttcaaattttttgtaattgtcgacgtcataattttcatttacactAGTAGCTGTTTACATCAAAATATGtatttgttaatattttcgtttttttatgttggtacgTAAATAATCGAACAACTAGTGACGTTAAAGGTGTTTTACCATAGTATGAGTGTATGTATTACATATAAACGATCGCACTAGTCTGACGTCAGACTTTcctcttaaaataattttcttaattaatttaaaaaaaccaaAGTGATcctttacttttacttttgtCTCATATCGAAAATACGACTTTTAAACTATATGTACTTGGGCAAAAAGCTCGGTTGGCCTTACCCAAACACGCATCCTCATGTTGCAATGCTCTCTATGCTCACAAATACACctcgaatttttaataatgGTTTTTCGAGGCCTATTATTTAGAAGACACACCGAAAGCAACTTTTTTCAAGAGAATTATGCGAAATCTCtaactttattttttaaattatgcaGTTATATGCATAAGAGAACattaagtgtccattccactcaacaaaaagtactccgtgggagagcgagctgtcaaataaacaaagtaaaaatttaaaaaaatcaattatgtctctcacacggagtacttttttcgtaagaggaaactaagcattagtCAGAACTTGCCGTTTTTTATCGTTGCTATCTATaacaaaatgtgtcggttttcgaaattccgtgagtgtaactgtaaatcaaattaaaatgatcgacTCTGAGGATTTTGAGTATTTCATGATTTGAAAACAAGTAATTCAACTGTTTTTATCACAATTGCAGGGTCAACTATTATGTAAAAAGCTCAATGGATCGAATAATCGGTATAAAAATGCGCAATAGCAAGCTTGATCACACTAAATAAACACTGTGAATGCAATAATAACAGTTCAAATGATCGTATGTATTATACTGATTATCGAATCACGATACActcaaaattctcagaaaCCATCATTTCCTAATCAGAAGAAAAACTTGTTGTGAAAATTTAGCGCTTTACTAATATCGTGATAATGAAGAATTAGcttcaatgtaaaatattcaacTATTTATTCTAgtacagtttttaacattaaaaagtatcgacatattatacatttcttatttctccaacttctctcatttctccataacgagtatatggagaaatgagagaagtaagcaaaataagaaatgtataatatgtcgatacttttgaatgttaaaaactgtagGTATTCTAAAGATCACGACTGCAGAACATTTGTGAGCAGTTTGCCGAAAGGAATCTTCGGTAGCGGTCGATAAAAATAGACTGTTTGCACAGACCGTTAGTCCCACATCCAGGAATATTTAGTGGTTTCTCGTTATACAAGACCAACAGATCATCGTCCCCGTTTTCACAgctaaaaatcacaaattattcTATTGTTAATGGCCACGCCACCTCATACAAAAACAAGATTAACTTACTCAAACCGAACGATAGACAAGTTAGAGGCCATCGGAGCAATATAGCTGGATCTCCACTGGCGGAATGTTTGCTGTGCGAAATTGTGACGAGTTAAGGAAGAGTCTCCATCAAACAGACCAAGGGTGACTAAAAACAATTGTAAAGGTCTGGAATGAGAGTTGTAAAATCGGGCGACACGATCGAGCGGATCGGATGATtgcaaaaattgtaacatttcTTGCGTAATGTGACAATTCATATTAGCGAATAGCGGCACATCACCACCATATCCCATTCCGTAGTAGTATTCAAGATCTTCCAAGTAATCCATAACTGCATGGTTTGCTATTGAAAATGCGGCACACCATGGTGATGGAGTTACTGGATCCCATCCTTGTTCGAATTTGCAGAAGTCCCACACAGTTCGTACATTACGACTGCTCAGCTGATTAGCACCGAAGAATCCCAACTTTCGGTTTACTTGTTCCAACATTTCGGCATATTCGGGACCAGTCTCAAATGCAtccatttcaatcaaattatttctaatAGCATCGTACAATGGGCAATCATCATTGGGCTAAAATTCGTTCAATTaagtttttccaaatttacaacaaaagaGAATTGTCCCACCCGTAATAGTAAGTCAGGATCTGGTATTGGCTCAAATTGAACATTCTGCCACTCACCAAACACTCCATCTGCCAATCCTTGCAAGCTGGCCACAGTTCTTTGACGATCGGTAGCACGGAAGAGAAACAAAGATTGGTTGTAAGGGGAAGATAAAATTGTTGGAAAGGCATCTCGAAACCGTTGACCAATTCCTCTCCATTCATTCCATCCAGTCTCCACCAGCTCTGAATTTCTGCCGACTGTTATATTCGGGTTTATTGTCcaatttcgaatattttccataTCTTGTTGACATAGCTGGGTGCGTCCAGCTTCGTAATTTTCTATTACTCGGGCTTTCAAACTTTCGTGAATATTTATCATTCTCAGAGTATCACTTGATGATGGCAAACGTGAGCCGTGTCTACCATATATGAACAATTTGCTCGGAGTGCATGCTGAACacgttttattaattttagtCTTCGGGCTATATTTACAAATGAAAGACTTACTTGATATGGCAGGATTGATGAAACCTCTGCCACGCACCGCTTCATAGGCAACTTTTGTCGCAAACATCTGGTTTTGGGGCCGAATCGGATCGGTTGCAAAGCAGTAGAAGGGATTATGCGTTGACACATTGCCTTTCGCAACGGCCCAAGccatcgaaaaaattaaaattatttttaacatctTCACAGAAAGAGACTCAAGTCGATTCTACCACACTTTCCAACTGAAGATGTTTTGATAAACCAACCGCTTTTTATACCAGTTGATAAGACtctaatttattaaaatccgTATTCAAGTGTTTCAAGAAATACGGTAAGGAACCATGTGAAACTCACGACTGATAACATTTTTAACATGTTACCGGCAAGATTGACTTGACACGTGTGATATCTCCAAGAAAACGTGAGTTATCATTAGACACAAAGTGTACAATATATCTGAAAGCATTAAATGTCTGCTCTAATAATACGTGACCCGCGACGGAATCCTTATCAAAATCATGTTTGATAATCAAGTATGTCACATACATGCACACCTTGTGTGTAAGGGGTAAATCACTCAAGAATCGCAAAAAGTAGATTCACTGGCAGCCAGTGACTGGCTCAGTAGAAATAGgtttgtgtgtgttgtgtaCAGATTTGTCTTTCAGTGCATTAAAAGCATAATAGTAACTAAATAGTATTCAACACCACACGCTAGGTCCGCGATGCTATTTTCTGTTGGCTCTTTCAGCATATTAATATTAATATATTAACGTGACGTATTAGATGTGACTAAATAACAtcgtaaatgtttttcttttgtaactGTAGACTTAAcatgttacagacggcaattATATATATGACTAGTATCAACATCGAAACATGCAGGACATGCAGCCAAAAAAGCAGAAGTTGACAAAATCAATCACTATTCCGAACtatcaaatcaatttgttttcgtGCCGGTCGCCTCAGAAACTTCTggaattttcggaaaacttGCCATGAATTTGATAAAGAAAATAGGGAGTAAAATTGCAGATGTAACAAACGAAAAGCGCTCAACATCTTACTTAATTcaaccagtattattatcgggtcgaTGACTTCCATCTATTAAAGTATTTATAaactgttgatttcaaatcttctacttcaatttttttaaacataattttttgctgTATAGAGgtccatattacccagagagtgtcattatttttgtcgtcgttatcgataacaaattTGACAGGTGAAATCAATTATTAACATTTCTTTCCGGCGGCTTATAAAAAGGAATACAGACATGATTTTGTATGCATAATATGATTCTGATAACCAGCTTGTCATATCGTCACGAATAGAGTATCAGTCTTTATTGATTCCTTGCGATTTATATGCAACCGAatgattgaattttaattcataaaaaccaaattcaatttgttaaacaaactTTTTGTTCGTTTATGTACTAAGTAATGCCGCCGCTAACGACAATATACGactaaaatatgaattttctgGTAAggtattttcttaaaatttgcaCGAGTTgcataatttgaaaattttgtaatacGACGCTAAAGTATGTGTCTTTTTCTAAAGACATTCGTGAGGTCACAGTCCCACAGTCAATAAATACTTGGAATATAGGAACCTCataaacacaaacattttcgaagcattttttttttttgaaagtaacAAAATCTGTGCTAACCTTCCTAAATTGATGTGAGAGTTCCCTTTTTACGTGGTTTAAAGATCTAAAGATCAGATTTGTATACTGTGCCAAATTACTATACTGCGGTCTtatgttgaaaattaaatgttaaaaataatgaagtaatagattgtgTGTGTCTGAAATTCTAGATCAAAATGGTAAAAACTATTGtttagaattttgaattttgaattttgaaaagatcgattttttactgctACTGCCATAATTGTGTGCAGTCTTTATTGTTCAGAATTTATTGGTTcacaaagtattttcaaaaacacaaTCTCTGAGCATTTTCACCGATCTTCCTATAGTTTTCCAAGGattttcaggtgattttttactGATTCTACTGATTTTACtgatgaaaatcattttcttcttttttagccttttaaaggattttctatgattAAGCGGATTTtcttgaggattttttttttcaaaacatcggatgattttcttttgactgacaatgaattttctatgaatatttGCTTCTCGGGGTCAAATagcaaaaaatcaacattccgaataattttctgtgaattttagTGTTCTTTATGCCAAAACGGTTAGAATGTTTAAAGCTTTTCGCACATTTATTGAGTTAACACGTTCATCTTTTGTCTTCCATCGAACTCCTAATCAATCTTCGGAAAGTATGTTAGAAGTCCTCACggaaaatacaaacaaatctCCCCAGCACCACATTTGAAATTACATTCTGACTGAAAATGATTCCTCAAaccagaaaaataaaatcaacaaatttcataTCGTCAGCAAAACcccgaaacaataaaaaagaaaattgtcctTTTTTAACACGAGAAAAAACTGTCCTTTcagtcataaattttttttcccaacaaccacccaaaaataataaaaaaatcaaaacacaaCTTTAATCAAACTGATCCCGACCACACCAACCAAATGTGcacagcagaaaaaaaaacaccgaaaatcgaaatttttcgaaatcatCGCTTCCATATCATGGCAagtaatttatttcatcatttcTCATTCCCTATTTGAACCATTCCTACCCGAGTAGTGTGAGAACCAAGAACGtttagttttgttgttatataTTAAAATGCTTGGTAACGTAGCGCAATTTAGGGTCAATCTGGAACAACCACGCCCCTGTTAGAAAACAACCCCAAATGGACGATTGTGTTGGCTTTTTCTTATGGCAATACTCTTATGGTTGTACATTTATACCAGTGGATGATATGtaattttcattcgaaaattACTGTCTTGACGATTATTTATACACGACAATATACAAACAGCACAAGGACGATGACAACTCTGCAAAATATAACTGATGCTACGAGTGGATACCATCGTTGTGTAGTAATTTAATGTTATTTCCGCCACAATATGTACATAAAATATTATGCAATAAGTTGCTTGGAGCGACTATTTAACCACCGTTACTGCTATAATATGGAGTGGTGGAGAAAGAACAGTGTATATACAGGAAACCATTGCCATATTTAAGTGTGTGTGATATCAATCTTCAATGATTTATGAATTGCTCAGCAATtaggaacaaaattttttatttattttcaacaattttctgtaATACACTCCGGGGAGGGGTTGCTTTTTGTGAATTGAACGAGATACATCTCTGGAATATGATAGATTGTATTCGGTTCGAAAATTCTGTTAGAGTAGCACagacaaaaattgaatgtaaaaaagtcaatttgatgTGGTACTCAAGAAGAATGGATTTCATCGTTTTCGGTATAGCATCATCACAAAAAACATCTACTGAACAAGCAAAGGATATTTTACTGTATTAATGTACCgtgaaattttataaattgtaaTGTCGTTTTAGATTTTGGCTGTGAGGTTACATCAGCAcagaaatttgcataaaattgtaataatgTGAATGAGAATTGAtccatgaaaaataattatcttGTTTTTGGAAGTGCTATAGTCATCTAGTATCTACAACCAACGGCGAAGAAAAATAATCGATGTACGTTACATATGATGAATGGATATTTCATGCACACTATGTGTAGCCAAGCTCACATTAGGCTCggactttcaattttcacaTCAACCAAGTGGGTACTTGTTTGTTTAAGAAAGATAGTTA is a window of Bradysia coprophila strain Holo2 unplaced genomic scaffold, BU_Bcop_v1 contig_350, whole genome shotgun sequence DNA encoding:
- the LOC119080726 gene encoding multiple inositol polyphosphate phosphatase 1-like, whose protein sequence is MLKIILIFSMAWAVAKGNVSTHNPFYCFATDPIRPQNQMFATKVAYEAVRGRGFINPAISTCTPSKLFIYGRHGSRLPSSSDTLRMINIHESLKARVIENYEAGRTQLCQQDMENIRNWTINPNITVGRNSELVETGWNEWRGIGQRFRDAFPTILSSPYNQSLFLFRATDRQRTVASLQGLADGVFGEWQNVQFEPIPDPDLLLRPNDDCPLYDAIRNNLIEMDAFETGPEYAEMLEQVNRKLGFFGANQLSSRNVRTVWDFCKFEQGWDPVTPSPWCAAFSIANHAVMDYLEDLEYYYGMGYGGDVPLFANMNCHITQEMLQFLQSSDPLDRVARFYNSHSRPLQLFLVTLGLFDGDSSLTRHNFAQQTFRQWRSSYIAPMASNLSIVRFDCENGDDDLLVLYNEKPLNIPGCGTNGLCKQSIFIDRYRRFLSANCSQMFCSRDL